Proteins from a genomic interval of Trifolium pratense cultivar HEN17-A07 linkage group LG6, ARS_RC_1.1, whole genome shotgun sequence:
- the LOC123890545 gene encoding secreted RxLR effector protein 161-like: protein MIGSLLYLTASRPDITFAVGVCARYQAEPKMSHLTQVKRILKYVNATSDYGIMYSHTNNARLMGYCDADWAGCADDRKSTSGGCFYLGENLISWFSKKQNCVSLSTAEAEYIAAGSSCSQLLWMKQMLKEYNVEQDALTLYCDNLSAINISKNPIQHSRTKHIDIRHHFIRDLVEENIVKLEHVATEEQVADIFTKALDANQFERLRGKLGICLYEEL, encoded by the coding sequence atgatagggagCCTACTGTACCTCACAGCAAGCAGgcctgacatcacctttgcagtgggtgtatgtgctaggtaccaagctgagccaaagatgagccatcttacaCAAGTGAAAAGAATCTTGAAGTATGTTAATGCAACTTCTGATTATGGAATAATGTATTCCCACACCAACAATGCTAGGTTGATGGGATactgtgatgcagattgggctggatgtGCAGATGACAGGAAAAGCACCTCTGGAGGATGTTTTTATCTAGGAGAAAATCTTATCTCAtggtttagcaagaaacaaaactgtgtttctctatccactgcagaggctgagtACATTGCAGCTGGGAGTAGCTGTTCTCAATTATTGTGGATGAAGCAGATGCTTAAggaatacaatgttgaacaggatgctctaacattgtactgtgacaatttaagcgccataaatatttcaaaaaatcctattcagcacAGTAGAACAAAGCATATTGACATTCGTCATCACTTCATCAGGGATTTGGTGGAAGAGAATATTGTGAAGTTGGAGCATGTTGCAACTGAAGAACAggtagctgatatttttaccaaagCTTTAGATGCAAATCAGTTTGAAAGGcttaggggcaaattaggaatttgcctataTGAGGAATTATAG
- the LOC123891708 gene encoding uncharacterized protein LOC123891708 produces MSQSSGSAQIKNKIADTVKTRSKSKKEGTTVVVDAMPLSSIPATTSKKKKSAKSSKKVSESSPSIKSDSIKPKKKKPQSPVKRGLSMSDLYLSKNLSETANVESHDVASGKNANVESSVKSVSEKVNQENPTVEENPSSVETLGKTQNIAENVGVNNNPSVPENMTVPTNVITDVTEKSQEKAVVTDAPTGVEPSSIPTDAEKDVEASKRGSSPHANTATGSFGSGSNTEASTEEEVNKESTPEDVADSEPENEAGEESEKTTNEEQDIVDVDEVPSEEDLQPPPTQKGIGRRLRSRTTTPAPAVTTTPVVTKNSKDTTLKPVKYGPKKGWSKPIPPPEKNKGVLKRKSAPSSDSEFEAEKDASSIKPPAKKAMSAKKAMPQFVAPDIEDFPCDNVSFHLPSYAQRWGIICKRRLALERELGKDILECEEIVSLINDAGLIKTVWGLGSCYEKLVREFVVNIPIGCDNPLDKEFQKVFVRGKCVTFSPSVINRFLGNSDEPHPDIDVSDNVVCRTITADKVKTWPKKKKVPAVKLTQKYAILNRIASVNWVPTTHASDIATNLGKLIYMIGTGTKFNAGLYIFNQVVQHAKTSVTKQSIAFPTLICDIILSQHPNIRHEDESAKKRATPLAIHQKLYSKQHAPDIAGPSNAAADTPMTRKEMIAMLEANCKELDEKKLQFERMIHALRVEEAAAQAADADDDGSSGEEEADTDVEGEENDSSPSASV; encoded by the coding sequence ATGTCTCAATCTTCCGGTTCCGCtcagatcaaaaacaaaattgctgaTACTGTGAAAACAAGATCAAAGTCTAAGAAGGAAGGAACAACTGTTGTGGTAGATGCGATGCCTTTATCAAGTATTCCTGCAACTACTTCTAAAAAGAAGAAATCTGCAAAATCGTCTAAGAAAGTAAGTGAATCGTCTCCCTCTATTAAGTCTGATTCTATTAAGcctaagaagaagaaaccccAATCTCCTGTAAAAAGGGGTTTAAGCATGTCTGATCTGTACTTAAGTAAGAACTTGTCTGAAACGGCGAATGTGGAATCGCATGATGTTGCCTCCGGCAAAAATGCGAATGTTGAATCGTCTGTTAAGTCTGTGTCTGAAAAAGTGAATCAAGAAAACCCTACTGTAGAGGAAAACCCTAGTTCTGTTGAAACCCTaggaaaaacccaaaatattgCTGAGAATGTTGGTGTGAACAATAATCCGAGTGTTCCTGAGAATATGACAGTTCCCACGAATGTCATAACTGATGTTACTGAAAAATCTCAAGAAAAGGCTGTTGTAACCGATGCTCCAACCGGTGTTGAACCATCCTCTATACCAACTGATGCTGAGAAGGATGTTGAAGCATCCAAACGAGGATCTAGCCCACATGCTAACACTGCCACTGGGTCGTTTGGCAGTGGATCTAATACTGAAGCTTCCACTGAAGAGGAAGTAAACAAAGAAAGTACCCCTGAGGATGTGGCTGATTCTGAGCCAGAGAATGAAGCTGGTGAGGAATCTGAGAAAACCACAAATGAAGAACAGGACATAGTGGATGTTGATGAAGTCCCCTCTGAAGAAGATCTGCAACCTCCACCTACTCAGAAAGGAATTGGGAGAAGACTGAGAAGCAGAACCACTACACCTGCACCTGCTGTTACCACTACCCCTGTTGTCACCAAGAACTCAAAGGACACTACTCTGAAGCCTGTCAAGTATGGTCCTAAGAAAGGATGGAGCAAGCCTATACCTCCTCCTGAAAAGAATAAGGGTGTGCTGAAAAGGAAGAGTGCACCATCAAGTGACTCTGAATTTGAAGCTGAAAAGGATGCCTCAAGCATCAAGCCTCCTGCTAAGAAGGCTATGTCTGCTAAGAAGGCCATGCCTCAATTTGTTGCTCCTGACATTGAAGACTTTCCTTGtgacaatgtttcatttcatcttccatcATATGCTCAACGATGGGGAATCATTTGCAAAAGAAGGTTGGCTCTGGAAAGGGAACTAGGCAAAGATATTCTGGAATGTGAAGAGATTGTAAGTTTGATCAATGATGCTGGATTGATCAAAACTGTGTGGGGCTTAGGTTCCTGCTATGAAAAGCTGGTTAGGGAGTTTGTTGTCAACATTCCTATAGGTTGTGACAATCCCTTGGATAAGGAGTTTCAGAAAGTCTTTGTTCGAGGAAAATGTGTTACTTTCTCCCCAAGTGTGATAAACAGGTTCCTGGGTAACTCTGATGAGCCACACCCTGATATAGATGTGTCTGATAATGTGGTCTGCAGAACCATCACAGCTGATAAAGTGAAAACCTGGCCCAAGAAGAAGAAGGTACCAGCTGTCAAGCTAACTCAAAAGTATGCCATCTTGAATCGCATTGCTTCTGTCAACTGGGTCCCTACTACACATGCATCCGACATtgcaacaaatctgggtaagctcatttatatgattggtACTGGTACTAAGTTTAATGCTGGTCTATACattttcaatcaagttgtgCAGCATGCCAAGACCTCTGTCACCAAGCAATCCATTGCATTTCCAACCCTAATCTGTGACATCATCTTGTCCCAACATCCAAATATAAGGCATGAGGATGAGTCTGCTAAGAAAAGGGCAACTCCTCTGGCCATTCATCAGAAGCTGTACAGTAAACAGCATGCTCCAGATATTGCTGGACCATCAAATGCTGCTGCTGACACTCCTATGACAAGGAAGGAGATGATTGCTATGCTGGAAGCTAACTGTAAGGAGCTAGATGAAAAGAAATTgcagtttgaaaggatgatacATGCTCTCAGGGTTGAAGAGGCTGCAGCTCAAGCAGCTGATGCAGATGATGATGGCTCTAGtggtgaagaagaagctgaCACAGatgttgaaggagaagaaaatgATTCATCTCCAAGTGCTTCTGTGTAA
- the LOC123891709 gene encoding uncharacterized protein LOC123891709, with the protein MKACGEAVSSSMRVEKILRSLFPRFDYVVAAIEEPKDLDSMTVEELQGSLEAHEQRMYQRNSDKSKGEIALQAHQSNKDKKGNGKWQDECRSKDESSDVEAKMTRNDDDEGLVMLLVTTRDDSDCQVKWYLDTRCSTHMTGRKDWFISLKATQNNNVKFADNSSLAVQGIGDVSIKRKKVYYSSTFGPHK; encoded by the exons ATGAAAGCATGTGGTGAAGCTGTGTCTAGTTCAATGAGAGTAGAAAAGATCTTAAGATCATTATTCCCTAGGTTTGACTATGTAGTAGCAGCTATAGAGGAACCTAAAGATCTTGATAGCATGACAGTTGAAGAGCTACAAGGATCTTTGGAAGCACATGAACAAAGGATGTATCAGAGAAACTCTGACAAATCCAAAGGTGAAATTGCTTTACAAGCACATCAGAGCAATAAAGATAAGAAAGGAAATGGTAAATGGCAAG ATGAATGTAGGTCCAAAGATGAATCAAGTGATGTTGAAGCAAAAATGACcagaaatgatgatgatgaaggttTAGTGATGCTTCTTGTAACTACAAGAGATGATAGTGACTGTCAAGTGAAATGGTATCTTGATACTCGGTGTTCAACACATATGACAGGAAGAAAAGATTGGTTCATAAGCCTTAAAGCTACACAGAACAACAATGTGAAATTTGCAGACAATAGTAGTCTTGCAGTGCAAGGTATTGGAGATGTAtccataaaaagaaagaaagtttaTTATTCATCCACTTTTGGGCCACACAAGTAA